The following coding sequences lie in one Musa acuminata AAA Group cultivar baxijiao chromosome BXJ1-8, Cavendish_Baxijiao_AAA, whole genome shotgun sequence genomic window:
- the LOC103995392 gene encoding protein NEN4 produces the protein MGEIVFFDVETTAPAGEGRRLQLLEFGAMLVCPRKLTEVESYCTLIRPADLSAVAPKRCSGITREAVAAAPTFEEVADRIFGILNGRVWAGHNIQRFDCHRIKEAFADIGRPPPEPKGLIDSLAILTHGFGRRAGDLKMATLASYFGLGQQKHRSLDDVRMNIEVFKNCATVLLLESSLPQVFPNKSLGNLGMVTRSRANGRSCGVEACRKSPQPASPVIHRASPYKKDNIRKVMERAKEALSSARGAAPLNTLLRHSRSLLR, from the exons ATGGGCGAGATCGTCTTCTTCGATGTGGAGACCACAGCTCCGGCCGGCGAAGGGCGGAGGCTTCAGCTGCTGGAGTTCGGAGCGATGCTGGTGTGCCCAAGAAAGCTGACGGAGGTAGAGAGCTACTGCACGCTGATAAGGCCAGCAGACCTGTCTGCGGTGGCACCCAAGCGATGCAGCGGCATCACCCGCGAGGCTGTCGCCGCCGCTCCCACGTTCGAAGAGGTCGCCGACCGGATATTTGGGATTCTGAATG GTAGGGTTTGGGCAGGGCATAACATCCAAAGATTTGATTGCCATCGGATCAAGGAGGCTTTCGCCGACATCGGTCGACCTCCTCCGGAGCCTAAAGGCCTGATCGATTCCTTGGCCATCTTAACGCATGGGTTTGGCAGGAGAGCAGGTGATCTCAAG ATGGCAACCTTGGCTTCTTACTTTGGGCTCGGCCAGCAAAAACACAG AAGTCTTGATGATGTTCGAATGAACATCGAGGTCTTCAAGAATTGCGCAACAGTGTTGCTTTTG GAATCCAGCCTCCCGCAAGTGTTTCCTAACAAGAGCCTGGGAAATCTCGGCATGGTGACAAGAAGCAGAGCTAATGGGAGGTCATGCGGCGTCGAAGCCTGCCGGAAATCTCCTCAACCTGCTTCCCCTGTAATCCATAGAGCATCTCCTTACAAGAAGGATAACATAAGAAAG GTGATGGAGAGAGCAAAGGAGGCATTGAGCAGTGCTCGTGGAGCCGCGCCTCTCAACACCCTCCTTAGACACTCGAGGAGTCTGCTGAGATGA
- the LOC103995391 gene encoding NAC domain-containing protein 87 has translation MVDVSVLNDVDDCIDLPPGFRFHPTDEEIITHYLTPKVTDLGFTAKAMGDVDLNKCEPWDLPGKAKMGEKDLYFFCHKDRKYPTGMRTNRATEAGYWKATGKDKEIYRDKGVLVGMKKTLVFYQGRAPKGQKTNWVMHEFRLEGKHSLPNLPNSAKDEWVVCRVFHKNIGLKKSPLGDDLMDLATLPPFMDPPRMESNFTGLPPGVEDPSAYCTLLGSTDVGYLHQDEAMMRAFAAANNDVSAATRKPCKVEQFTDISSSAVSKHYDDLDFTWTSYGF, from the exons ATGGTGGATGTCTCGGTGCTCAACGACGTGGATGACTGCATCGACTTGCCTCCTGGGTTCAGATTCCACCCCACGGATGAAGAGATCATAACTCACTACCTCACACCAAAGGTCACTGACCTTGGCTTCACCGCTAAAGCTATGGGAGATGTGGACTTGAACAAGTGCGAGCCATGGGATCTTCCAG GCAAGGCGAAGATGGGGGAGAAGGACTTGTACTTCTTCTGCCACAAGGACAGGAAGTACCCAACTGGCATGAGGACCAACAGAGCTACCGAAGCTGGCTACTGGAAGGCCACAGGAAAAGATAAGGAGATCTATAGGGACAAAGGAGTCCTCGTTGGCATGAAGAAGACCCTTGTGTTCTACCAAGGAAGAGCTCCCAAGGGACAAAAGACTAATTGGGTGATGCACGAGTTCAGGCTTGAAGGCAAGCATTCTCTCCCCAATCTGCCAAACTCCGCAAAG GATGAATGGGTTGTGTGTAGGGTCTTCCACAAGAACATAGGACTGAAGAAAAGCCCGCTTGGAGACGATCTCATGGACCTCGCTACCTTGCCTCCGTTCATGGATCCCCCTCGCATGGAATCCAACTTCACAGGTCTTCCTCCTGGCGTGGAGGATCCAAGCGCTTACTGTACGCTGCTGGGATCGACGGACGTGGGCTACTTGCACCAGGATGAAGCAATGATGAGAGCATTCGCTGCTGCAAACAACGACGTATCCGCCGCCACAAGGAAGCCGTGCAAGGTGGAGCAGTTCACCGACATCTCTTCTTCTGCTGTGTCGAAGCATTACGACGACTTGGACTTCACCTGGACAAGCTATGGATTCTGA
- the LOC103995390 gene encoding thioredoxin-like 1-2, chloroplastic encodes MAELLAQRCFLSSSSGHACLSRSREQRESPAFVALRRSGFHGRTLALGALRGKLLRGRVSSVPVQMTPSIGKSLKWWEKGLQANMKEIESAQDLVDSLLNAGDKLVIVDFFSSGCGGCRALHPKICQFAEKNPNVLFLQINYEKLKSMCYSLHVHVLPFFRFYRGAHGRLGSFSCTNATIKKFKDALAKHSTDRCSLGPAKGLEESELLALAANTDLSFNYAKMPSLFPSPDDVAERARASPKFPVLATLSDTQDSEDKAMVTAGR; translated from the exons ATGGCGGAGCTTTTGGCTCAAAGGTGCTTCCTTTCCTCGTCCAGCGGCCACGCTTGCTTGTCGCGTTCTCGCGAGCAGAGGGAGAGCCCCGCGTTTGTGGCGCTCCGTCGCAGTGGCTTCCACGGGAGGACATTGGCTCTTGGTGCGCTGCGAGGGAAGCTCTTGCGTGGACGCGTCTCTTCGGTTCCTGTGCAG ATGACCCCTTCGATCGGAAAGTCTTTGAAATGGTGGGAAAAGGGTCTGCAAGCCAACATGAAGGAGATCGAGTCGGCGCAAGATCTCGTCGACTCCTTATTGAACGCAGGCGACAAGCTTGttattgtagatttcttctcctCTGGATGTGGAGGCTGCAGGGCCCTCCATCCCAAG ATTTGCCAGTTTGCAGAGAAGAACCCTAATGTTCTGTTTCTTCAAATCAACTATGAGAAGCTCAAGTCCATGTGTTATAGCTTGCATGTCCATGTCCTCCCATTTTTTAGGTTCTACCGCGGAGCCCATGGGCGCCTCGGCAGCTTCAGCTGCACCAATGCCACT ATCAAGAAATTTAAAGATGCATTGGCCAAGCACAGCACGGACAGGTGCAGCCTCGGCCCAGCAAAGGGCTTGGAGGAGTCGGAGCTTCTGGCTCTGGCTGCAAACACAGACCTCTCCTTCAATTACGCCAAGATGCCATCTCTTTTTCCAAGTCCTGATGATGTTGCAGAGAGAGCTCGTGCAAGCCCAAAATTCCCTGTGCTTGCAACCCTCAGCGACACCCAGGATTCTGAAGACAAGGCCATGGTCACCGCTGGCAGATGA
- the LOC135586522 gene encoding kinesin-like protein KIN-14B isoform X2 has translation MFEKMNRDCDESNNNLCVSKIQDALASLTVQLKELSIRRRQALNDFLDLKGNIRVFCRVRPFLPDEICGYARRVLTSDTTKLFLRIADDKNKQYSFDKVFHPQSTQEEVFSEIEPVIKSALDGYNVCIFAYGQTGTGKTYSMEGVPSNLGLVPRGIRAIFEQALESNYTFQFTFSMLEIYMGTLRDLLVPQSTKQRVHKACLSIQMNSLGGIEIENLVSIKVSNFEQVKRLYNLGSRSRSTASTKSNLKSSRSHCLTCISLTCSAAPERQKETNKIWMVDLGGSERLLKTQATGRRLEEGKAINLSLSALGDVISALQHKKNHVPYRNSKLTQVLRDSLGSDSKTLMFVHVSPKEEDLCETICSLGFATRVRSIHLESEKSPELQAKKEVEMAKLQQTMTELESEQKDVQRETGRLNERLTLLTGFDQSNDVHAKGSLTVTGDLHFNGEVDLHNAKGFKRTSPSLPRFMKPTICSKQKTGSVHLSSTGTRKKSAIPSKMKRSASVYAESITSQAKDTACLSDYGSDFSMSTGYAIQGHGADDDTECSQGTSEYEIKQVIFPEQEKSPRSSMTSLHDGCFNNGSLKVKEINKNKHFTEDWLHLQTTGQTRTHNVGGKRIFAIPVDKRNIMCKQQNRVIYCNQAEIQNFRKRNSGSTKKTNLNGVDSLKSIVLDEARRFIVCSLTDMEDTQLDQNQDHDQVAAERTGGQVQEDLTVVTVLTETPGFRENPISVDSYSEDCSRPEQQENKEESCMLFRTPRRSLFATHSLQPDQHTDLKESMIHITSCHDEEHGTNGLFLKAIQRLWASVLLGLGIQSLGLGCDFFHGLLH, from the exons atgtttgaaaagatGAATCGAGACTGTGATGAATCCAACAATAATCTTTGTGTTTCAAAGATTCAAG ATGCATTAGCTTCTCTTACTGTCCAACTGAAAGAGTTATCCATACGGAGGAGACAAGCACTAAATGATTTTCTTGATCTAAAAG GGAATATTCGAGTATTTTGCCGTGTAAGGCCTTTCCTCCCTGATGAGATTTGTGGATATGCAAGACGAGTGCTCACTTCAGATACAACTAAGTTGTTCCTAAGAATTGCTGATGATAAGAACAAGCAATACAGTTTTGACAAGGTTTTTCATCCACAATCAACACAAG AAGAAGTGTTTTCTGAGATTGAACCTGTGATCAAATCTGCCTTGGATGGCTATAATGTCTGCATCTTTGCTTATGGGCAAACTGGAACTGGTAAAACTTATAGCATG GAAGGTGTTCCAAGCAATCTTGGTCTTGTGCCTCGTGGGATTCGGGCAATATTTGAACAAGCATTAGAAAGCAATTATACATTCCAGTTCACCTTCAGCATGCTTGAGATCTACATGGGCACTCTAAGAGATCTACTTGTTCCACAAAGCACAAAGCAAAGGGTTCATAAAGCATG CCTTTCAATTCAAATGAACTCACTTGGAGGCATTGAGATAGAGAACCTTGTATCTATCAAAGTGAGCAACTTTGAGCAAGTTAAAAGACTATACAACCTTGGAAGCCGATCCAGGTCAACAGCTTCCACAAAGTCCAATTTGAAGTCAAGCAGATCTCACTG CCTTACTTGCATATCACTAACTTGTTCTGCTGCACCTGAGAGACAAAaggaaacaaataagatatggatGGTCGATCTAGGTGGAAGTGAGCGGCTGTTAAAGACACAAGCAACAGGAAGAAGACTGGAAGAGGGGAAGGCAATTAACTTGTCACTGTCAGCTCTTGGTGATGTCATCAGTGCACTCCAGCATAAGAAGAACCATGTTCCATACAG GAACAGCAAGCTTACACAAGTTCTCAGAGATTCACTAG GATCAGACTCAAAGACGTTGATGTTTGTCCATGTAAGCCCCAAAGAAGAAGATTTATGTGAGACAATTTGTTCTTTGGGTTTTGCTACACGAGTGAGAAGTATCCACCTAGAAAGTGAAAAATCACCA GAACTGCAAGCTAAGAAGGAAGTTGAAATGGCTAAGCTGCAACAAACAATGACAGAACTAGAAAGTGAACAAAAAGATGTGCAAAGAGAAACTGGGAGGCTCAATGAGAGACTAACACTTCTAACGGGATTCGATCAATCGAATGATGTGCATGCAAAAGGTTCACTGACAGTGACTGGAGATCTTCACTTTAATGGGGAAGTTGATTTGCATAATGCCAAGGGTTTCAAAAGAACATCTCCAAGCTTGCCCAGGTTCATGAAACCAACAATTTGCAGTAAACAAAAGACTGGTTCAGTTCACCTTTCTTCTACAGGTACGAGAAAGAAATCAGCAATTCCTTCAAAGATGAAAAGGTCTGCATCTGTCTATGCTGAATCCATAACTTCTCAAGCAAAGGATACTGCTTGTCTGTCTGACTACGGTTCAGATTTTAGCATGTCCACCGGCTATGCAATTCAGGGACATGGTGCAGATGATGATACTGAATGTAGTCAAGGCACTTCAGAATATGAGATTAAACAAGTAATTTTCCCGGAACAGGAGAAATCCCCAAGAAGTTCAATGACTTCTCTTCATGATGGATGCTTCAACAATGGAAGTTTGAAGGTCaaagaaattaataaaaataagcaTTTCACTGAAGATTGGCTTCATCTACAAACAACAGGTCAAACTCGAACACATAATGTTGGTGGTAAACGCATATTTGCTATTCCGGTTGACAAGAGAAATATCATGTGCAAGCAACAGAACAGAGTAATATACTGTAACCAGGCAGAGATCCAAAATTTTAGAAAGAGAAATTCAGGGTCCACAAAGAAGACAAATCTTAATGGTGTAGATTCTCTAAAAAGCATTGTATTAGATGAAGCAAGAAGATTCATTGTTTGTTCACTGACTGACATGGAAGATACACAGCTTGAtcagaaccaagatcatgatcaaGTAGCTGCAGAAAGAACAGGTGGTCAAGTACAAGAAGATTTGACTGTAGTTACTGTACTAACAGAAACACCTGGATTCAGAGAAAACCCCATTTCAGTGGACAGCTACAGTGAAGATTGTTCAAGGCCAGAACAACAGGAGAACAAAGAGGAATCTTGCATGCTTTTTAGAACACCTAGGAGATCACTATTTGCAACTCATTCATTACAACCAGACCAACATACTGACTTGAAAGAGTCCATGATACATATTACCAGTTGCCATGATGAAGAACACG GTACAAATGGGCTATTCTTGAAGGCCATCCAAAGGTTGTGGGCAAGTGTACTACTAGGCTTGGGCATTCAGAGTCTTGGACTAGGCTGTGATTTCTTCCATGGCTTACTACATTAA
- the LOC135586522 gene encoding kinesin-like protein KIN-14B isoform X1, producing the protein MDEPDSVCCIIKELQSSNLKGDLQVKSKMFEKMNRDCDESNNNLCVSKIQDALASLTVQLKELSIRRRQALNDFLDLKGNIRVFCRVRPFLPDEICGYARRVLTSDTTKLFLRIADDKNKQYSFDKVFHPQSTQEEVFSEIEPVIKSALDGYNVCIFAYGQTGTGKTYSMEGVPSNLGLVPRGIRAIFEQALESNYTFQFTFSMLEIYMGTLRDLLVPQSTKQRVHKACLSIQMNSLGGIEIENLVSIKVSNFEQVKRLYNLGSRSRSTASTKSNLKSSRSHCLTCISLTCSAAPERQKETNKIWMVDLGGSERLLKTQATGRRLEEGKAINLSLSALGDVISALQHKKNHVPYRNSKLTQVLRDSLGSDSKTLMFVHVSPKEEDLCETICSLGFATRVRSIHLESEKSPELQAKKEVEMAKLQQTMTELESEQKDVQRETGRLNERLTLLTGFDQSNDVHAKGSLTVTGDLHFNGEVDLHNAKGFKRTSPSLPRFMKPTICSKQKTGSVHLSSTGTRKKSAIPSKMKRSASVYAESITSQAKDTACLSDYGSDFSMSTGYAIQGHGADDDTECSQGTSEYEIKQVIFPEQEKSPRSSMTSLHDGCFNNGSLKVKEINKNKHFTEDWLHLQTTGQTRTHNVGGKRIFAIPVDKRNIMCKQQNRVIYCNQAEIQNFRKRNSGSTKKTNLNGVDSLKSIVLDEARRFIVCSLTDMEDTQLDQNQDHDQVAAERTGGQVQEDLTVVTVLTETPGFRENPISVDSYSEDCSRPEQQENKEESCMLFRTPRRSLFATHSLQPDQHTDLKESMIHITSCHDEEHGTNGLFLKAIQRLWASVLLGLGIQSLGLGCDFFHGLLH; encoded by the exons ATGGATGAACCTGATTCAGTTTGCTGCATAATCAAGGAGCTGCAATCGAGCAATTTAAAAGGTGATCTGCAGGTAaagagcaaaatgtttgaaaagatGAATCGAGACTGTGATGAATCCAACAATAATCTTTGTGTTTCAAAGATTCAAG ATGCATTAGCTTCTCTTACTGTCCAACTGAAAGAGTTATCCATACGGAGGAGACAAGCACTAAATGATTTTCTTGATCTAAAAG GGAATATTCGAGTATTTTGCCGTGTAAGGCCTTTCCTCCCTGATGAGATTTGTGGATATGCAAGACGAGTGCTCACTTCAGATACAACTAAGTTGTTCCTAAGAATTGCTGATGATAAGAACAAGCAATACAGTTTTGACAAGGTTTTTCATCCACAATCAACACAAG AAGAAGTGTTTTCTGAGATTGAACCTGTGATCAAATCTGCCTTGGATGGCTATAATGTCTGCATCTTTGCTTATGGGCAAACTGGAACTGGTAAAACTTATAGCATG GAAGGTGTTCCAAGCAATCTTGGTCTTGTGCCTCGTGGGATTCGGGCAATATTTGAACAAGCATTAGAAAGCAATTATACATTCCAGTTCACCTTCAGCATGCTTGAGATCTACATGGGCACTCTAAGAGATCTACTTGTTCCACAAAGCACAAAGCAAAGGGTTCATAAAGCATG CCTTTCAATTCAAATGAACTCACTTGGAGGCATTGAGATAGAGAACCTTGTATCTATCAAAGTGAGCAACTTTGAGCAAGTTAAAAGACTATACAACCTTGGAAGCCGATCCAGGTCAACAGCTTCCACAAAGTCCAATTTGAAGTCAAGCAGATCTCACTG CCTTACTTGCATATCACTAACTTGTTCTGCTGCACCTGAGAGACAAAaggaaacaaataagatatggatGGTCGATCTAGGTGGAAGTGAGCGGCTGTTAAAGACACAAGCAACAGGAAGAAGACTGGAAGAGGGGAAGGCAATTAACTTGTCACTGTCAGCTCTTGGTGATGTCATCAGTGCACTCCAGCATAAGAAGAACCATGTTCCATACAG GAACAGCAAGCTTACACAAGTTCTCAGAGATTCACTAG GATCAGACTCAAAGACGTTGATGTTTGTCCATGTAAGCCCCAAAGAAGAAGATTTATGTGAGACAATTTGTTCTTTGGGTTTTGCTACACGAGTGAGAAGTATCCACCTAGAAAGTGAAAAATCACCA GAACTGCAAGCTAAGAAGGAAGTTGAAATGGCTAAGCTGCAACAAACAATGACAGAACTAGAAAGTGAACAAAAAGATGTGCAAAGAGAAACTGGGAGGCTCAATGAGAGACTAACACTTCTAACGGGATTCGATCAATCGAATGATGTGCATGCAAAAGGTTCACTGACAGTGACTGGAGATCTTCACTTTAATGGGGAAGTTGATTTGCATAATGCCAAGGGTTTCAAAAGAACATCTCCAAGCTTGCCCAGGTTCATGAAACCAACAATTTGCAGTAAACAAAAGACTGGTTCAGTTCACCTTTCTTCTACAGGTACGAGAAAGAAATCAGCAATTCCTTCAAAGATGAAAAGGTCTGCATCTGTCTATGCTGAATCCATAACTTCTCAAGCAAAGGATACTGCTTGTCTGTCTGACTACGGTTCAGATTTTAGCATGTCCACCGGCTATGCAATTCAGGGACATGGTGCAGATGATGATACTGAATGTAGTCAAGGCACTTCAGAATATGAGATTAAACAAGTAATTTTCCCGGAACAGGAGAAATCCCCAAGAAGTTCAATGACTTCTCTTCATGATGGATGCTTCAACAATGGAAGTTTGAAGGTCaaagaaattaataaaaataagcaTTTCACTGAAGATTGGCTTCATCTACAAACAACAGGTCAAACTCGAACACATAATGTTGGTGGTAAACGCATATTTGCTATTCCGGTTGACAAGAGAAATATCATGTGCAAGCAACAGAACAGAGTAATATACTGTAACCAGGCAGAGATCCAAAATTTTAGAAAGAGAAATTCAGGGTCCACAAAGAAGACAAATCTTAATGGTGTAGATTCTCTAAAAAGCATTGTATTAGATGAAGCAAGAAGATTCATTGTTTGTTCACTGACTGACATGGAAGATACACAGCTTGAtcagaaccaagatcatgatcaaGTAGCTGCAGAAAGAACAGGTGGTCAAGTACAAGAAGATTTGACTGTAGTTACTGTACTAACAGAAACACCTGGATTCAGAGAAAACCCCATTTCAGTGGACAGCTACAGTGAAGATTGTTCAAGGCCAGAACAACAGGAGAACAAAGAGGAATCTTGCATGCTTTTTAGAACACCTAGGAGATCACTATTTGCAACTCATTCATTACAACCAGACCAACATACTGACTTGAAAGAGTCCATGATACATATTACCAGTTGCCATGATGAAGAACACG GTACAAATGGGCTATTCTTGAAGGCCATCCAAAGGTTGTGGGCAAGTGTACTACTAGGCTTGGGCATTCAGAGTCTTGGACTAGGCTGTGATTTCTTCCATGGCTTACTACATTAA